The Micromonospora krabiensis genome window below encodes:
- a CDS encoding BTAD domain-containing putative transcriptional regulator — protein sequence MTGQAGVTFGVLGPVEVRADDVPVSLRGARPRAVLARLLIARGRVVPVDRLVEDLWEEPPEGGVAAIRTFVADLRRALEPDRPPRRPARLLVTAPPGYALHLATDAVDAWRFEAAVRESADLIAAGSAGPALAALDGALALWRGPAYAEYADQPWARAEIDRLDELRMLAVERRAEALLAAGRAAEAATDLRAYTADQPLREDGWHLLALALYRAGRQGDALAALRRARRTLVARLGVDPGPRLRQLEADVLAQAPHLTGAAEPHPGGPAPRLAEPPHPAGAPALAGSAGGGTPSPVGPSDAVAGRRPFVGRDDELDALDRAADRVDRQGRPALVLISADAGGGKSALAEALTDRLAARGWTTAWGRSPEYEGAPVAWPWRQIADELTDRAGPTPPGPTALGEAGDAETPTGPAAVDPATARYRLHQATAARLSTVAGRGPVLLVLDDLHRADEGTLDVLTALFADPTRVAGPVLVVGTYRATEISPELTAALARFARLEPLRVYLAGLGEPATADLVRAVAGRDPDPTAVRLIHRRSGGNPFFVRELARLLALEGAAALERVPAGVRDVIRHRLARLPEAAQEVLRQAAVLGRDVDPELLAALADSVTAPDPAAPDPAAPGADADGVLLDALDHALRAGFLTEQVGEGLRFTHILVRDTIYADLSAPRRSRWHALAGAAIERLHPDDVLALAHHFDRAGTRATAARAARYARIAAEQAEGRAHPHRAARLWQQALDAHDRAGGADVAGRLTAMMGLGRALAVTGHLERTRRYRAEALATAEKLADPALTAAVLTAFEVPAVWTRNDDEELSARIVRAAESVLAVTGADDPERRSRLLSTLALELRGTTTDRGHQAAVEAEALARRVGNPALLAFAFNARFMHTFGRTGLAAERARVGAELVEVAAAHDLVTFEVLGRLIVVQASAGLGDLAAADAHAAAADALAARHDLPLVGVFTRWYAALRLALAGRRAEAEVAYRGAQERLPSGAMPGLERGLLPLALLAVRLADTPTSAPAAVPVRTDWGPYAPWVEPLALAGDGRRNEAVAALRTQPQSPHDLLREARLALTARAALAVGDEPAMRYAYAELLPAAGELAGAGSAVLSLGPVARHLADLATALGEDVAAAGHDRTARAVAERLRVATSADGPGGGGDQPAADVPTG from the coding sequence ATGACCGGGCAGGCGGGGGTGACGTTCGGCGTGCTCGGGCCGGTGGAGGTCCGCGCCGACGACGTTCCGGTGTCGCTGCGCGGTGCGCGACCCCGGGCGGTGCTGGCGCGGCTGCTGATCGCCCGTGGCCGGGTCGTGCCGGTGGACCGGCTCGTCGAGGACCTGTGGGAGGAGCCCCCGGAGGGCGGCGTCGCCGCGATCCGCACCTTCGTGGCGGACCTGCGCCGCGCGCTGGAACCCGACCGGCCACCTCGCCGGCCCGCGCGGCTCCTGGTCACCGCACCACCCGGGTACGCGCTGCACCTCGCCACCGACGCGGTGGACGCCTGGCGGTTCGAGGCGGCGGTCCGTGAGTCCGCCGACCTGATCGCTGCCGGATCGGCCGGTCCGGCGCTGGCCGCGCTCGACGGCGCGCTCGCCCTGTGGCGTGGCCCCGCCTACGCCGAGTACGCCGACCAACCCTGGGCCCGCGCCGAGATCGACCGGCTGGACGAGCTGCGGATGCTGGCGGTGGAGCGGCGGGCCGAGGCGTTGCTGGCGGCGGGCCGGGCCGCCGAGGCCGCCACCGACCTGCGGGCCTACACGGCCGACCAGCCGCTGCGGGAGGACGGGTGGCACCTGCTGGCGCTCGCCCTGTACCGGGCGGGCCGGCAGGGGGACGCGCTGGCGGCGCTGCGGCGGGCCCGCCGGACGCTGGTCGCGCGGTTGGGCGTCGACCCGGGACCCCGGCTGCGGCAGCTGGAGGCGGACGTCCTCGCCCAGGCGCCGCACCTGACCGGCGCGGCCGAGCCACACCCGGGTGGTCCGGCGCCGCGCCTGGCCGAGCCGCCGCATCCGGCCGGGGCGCCGGCGCTCGCCGGCAGCGCCGGGGGCGGCACGCCGTCGCCGGTCGGGCCGTCCGACGCCGTTGCGGGCCGGCGTCCGTTCGTCGGTCGGGATGACGAACTCGACGCCCTCGACCGGGCCGCCGACCGGGTCGACCGGCAGGGCCGACCCGCGCTCGTCCTGATCTCGGCGGATGCCGGGGGCGGCAAGTCGGCGCTCGCCGAGGCGTTGACCGATCGGCTGGCCGCGCGGGGCTGGACGACGGCCTGGGGGCGCAGCCCCGAGTACGAGGGCGCCCCGGTCGCCTGGCCCTGGAGGCAGATCGCCGACGAGCTGACCGACCGGGCCGGCCCGACCCCACCCGGCCCGACCGCGTTGGGGGAGGCCGGCGACGCCGAAACGCCGACCGGGCCCGCCGCCGTCGATCCCGCCACTGCGCGGTACCGCCTGCACCAGGCGACGGCGGCGCGGCTGTCCACGGTGGCCGGGCGCGGCCCGGTACTGCTGGTCCTGGACGACCTGCACCGCGCGGACGAGGGCACCCTGGACGTCCTGACGGCCCTGTTCGCCGACCCCACCCGGGTCGCCGGCCCGGTGCTGGTCGTCGGCACGTACCGGGCCACCGAGATCAGCCCCGAGCTGACCGCGGCGTTGGCCCGGTTCGCCCGGCTCGAACCGCTCCGGGTCTACCTGGCCGGGCTCGGCGAGCCCGCCACCGCCGACCTCGTTCGTGCCGTGGCCGGGCGGGACCCGGACCCGACGGCGGTACGGCTGATCCACCGCCGTAGCGGCGGCAACCCGTTCTTCGTCCGGGAGTTGGCGCGGCTGCTCGCCTTAGAGGGCGCGGCGGCCCTCGAACGGGTGCCGGCCGGGGTGCGGGACGTGATCCGGCACCGCCTGGCGCGACTTCCCGAGGCGGCGCAGGAGGTGCTGCGGCAGGCCGCGGTGCTCGGTCGGGACGTCGACCCGGAGCTGCTGGCCGCGCTGGCCGACAGCGTGACCGCGCCCGATCCCGCCGCACCCGATCCCGCCGCACCCGGCGCGGACGCCGACGGCGTGCTCCTCGACGCCCTGGACCACGCGCTGCGCGCCGGCTTCCTCACCGAGCAGGTGGGCGAGGGGCTGCGGTTCACCCACATCCTGGTCCGCGACACGATCTACGCCGACCTGTCCGCACCGCGCCGGTCGCGCTGGCACGCCCTCGCCGGTGCGGCGATCGAACGTCTGCACCCCGACGACGTGCTGGCCCTCGCCCACCACTTCGACCGGGCCGGCACCCGGGCCACGGCCGCCCGCGCGGCCCGCTACGCCCGGATCGCCGCCGAGCAGGCCGAGGGCCGTGCCCATCCGCACCGGGCCGCCCGGCTGTGGCAGCAGGCGCTCGACGCCCACGACCGGGCCGGGGGCGCGGACGTCGCGGGCCGGCTGACGGCGATGATGGGGCTCGGCCGCGCGCTCGCGGTCACCGGGCACCTGGAGCGGACCAGACGGTACCGGGCCGAGGCGCTCGCCACGGCCGAGAAGCTGGCCGACCCGGCGCTCACCGCGGCCGTCCTCACCGCGTTCGAGGTGCCGGCGGTGTGGACGCGCAACGACGACGAGGAGCTGTCCGCGCGGATCGTCCGGGCCGCCGAGAGCGTCCTGGCCGTCACCGGCGCGGACGATCCCGAACGGCGTAGCCGGCTGCTGAGCACGCTCGCCCTGGAGCTGCGTGGCACGACCACCGACCGGGGGCACCAGGCGGCGGTGGAGGCGGAGGCGCTCGCCCGGCGGGTGGGAAACCCGGCGCTGCTCGCGTTCGCGTTCAACGCCCGCTTCATGCACACCTTCGGGCGCACCGGGCTGGCCGCCGAGCGCGCCCGCGTCGGGGCGGAGCTGGTCGAGGTCGCCGCCGCGCACGACCTGGTGACGTTCGAGGTGCTCGGCCGCCTCATCGTGGTGCAGGCCAGCGCCGGGCTCGGCGATCTCGCTGCCGCCGACGCGCACGCCGCCGCCGCCGACGCCCTCGCCGCGCGGCACGACCTGCCGCTGGTCGGGGTGTTCACCCGGTGGTACGCGGCGCTGCGCCTCGCCCTCGCCGGACGGCGGGCCGAGGCCGAGGTGGCGTACCGCGGGGCCCAGGAGCGGTTGCCCTCCGGCGCGATGCCCGGCCTGGAGCGGGGGCTGCTGCCGCTCGCGCTGCTGGCGGTGCGCCTGGCCGACACCCCGACGAGCGCACCCGCCGCCGTGCCGGTTCGCACCGACTGGGGGCCGTACGCGCCGTGGGTCGAGCCGCTGGCCCTGGCCGGGGACGGCCGCCGGAACGAGGCCGTCGCCGCGCTGCGGACGCAGCCGCAGTCACCGCACGACCTGCTCCGGGAGGCCCGCCTCGCGCTCACCGCCCGGGCCGCACTCGCCGTCGGTGACGAGCCGGCGATGCGGTACGCGTACGCCGAACTGCTGCCCGCCGCCGGCGAGCTGGCCGGCGCGGGCAGTGCGGTCCTCAGCCTCGGCCCGGTGGCCCGGCACCTGGCCGACCTCGCCACCGCGCTCGGCGAGGACGTGGCGGCGGCCGGTCACGATCGGACGGCGCGGGCCGTCGCGGAGCGGCTCCGGGTGGCGACCTCCGCGGACGGCCCGGGTGGCGGCGGCGACCAGCCGGCCGCCGACGTCCCGACGGGCTGA
- a CDS encoding alpha/beta hydrolase yields MDLGIKGFDYRRVTVDEGVALSAAVGGSGPPVVLLHGFPQTHLMWRHVAADLAADHTVICPDLRGYGASDKPADTDGARYAKRTMAADVVALARALGHDRFALAGHDRGALVAVRAGLDHPDAVTHLAALDVLPTLDMWDVLHGTTAAVGFHLYLMAQPPGLPEQLIAGSPDAFFGHFLDVWTRDPEAIPADVRAAYLAASRDAVTSIVADYRASAGIDVTHDRADLAAGNRLRMPVTVLQQDWGAALGYDATALWRAWAPDLAHRTVSCGHFMAEEAPAEVVAELRALLKR; encoded by the coding sequence GTGGATCTCGGCATCAAGGGTTTCGACTACCGGCGCGTGACGGTCGACGAGGGCGTGGCCCTGTCGGCGGCCGTGGGTGGCTCCGGTCCGCCGGTCGTGCTGCTGCACGGTTTCCCCCAGACCCACCTCATGTGGCGGCACGTCGCCGCCGACCTCGCCGCGGACCACACGGTGATCTGTCCCGACCTGCGCGGTTACGGCGCGAGTGACAAGCCGGCCGACACCGACGGGGCCCGGTACGCGAAGCGCACCATGGCCGCCGACGTCGTCGCGCTGGCCCGGGCGCTCGGGCATGACCGGTTCGCCCTGGCGGGGCATGACCGGGGCGCGCTGGTCGCCGTCCGGGCCGGCCTCGACCACCCGGACGCGGTGACCCACCTGGCGGCGCTCGACGTGCTGCCCACCCTCGACATGTGGGACGTCCTGCACGGGACGACCGCCGCCGTCGGCTTCCACCTGTACCTCATGGCCCAGCCGCCCGGCCTGCCCGAGCAGCTGATCGCCGGGAGCCCCGACGCCTTCTTCGGGCACTTCCTGGACGTCTGGACCCGGGATCCGGAGGCCATCCCGGCGGACGTGCGGGCGGCGTACCTGGCGGCGTCCCGCGACGCGGTCACCTCGATCGTGGCCGACTACCGGGCGTCGGCCGGGATCGACGTGACGCACGACCGGGCCGACCTGGCGGCCGGCAACCGGCTGCGGATGCCGGTGACCGTCCTCCAGCAGGACTGGGGTGCCGCGCTCGGCTACGACGCCACGGCGCTGTGGCGGGCGTGGGCACCGGACCTGGCGCACCGGACGGTCTCGTGCGGCCACTTCATGGCCGAGGAGGCGCCGGCCGAGGTGGTCGCGGAGCTGCGCGCGCTGCTGAAGCGGTAG
- a CDS encoding YciI family protein — protein sequence MKYMLLIQSGSRDAPDPCTVEDWMAYDKAVQEAGIFVAGHSLADLTTATTVRVGPTGERTITDGPFAETREVLGGYYVIDVPDLDVALDWAARCPGSRGDGAVEVRPVAEF from the coding sequence ATGAAGTACATGCTGCTCATCCAGAGCGGTTCGCGGGACGCGCCGGACCCGTGCACGGTGGAGGACTGGATGGCCTACGACAAGGCGGTCCAGGAGGCGGGCATCTTCGTCGCCGGGCACTCGCTGGCGGACCTCACGACGGCCACCACCGTTCGCGTCGGCCCGACCGGGGAGCGGACGATCACCGACGGTCCGTTCGCGGAGACCCGCGAGGTGCTGGGCGGCTACTACGTCATCGACGTGCCCGACCTCGACGTGGCCCTGGACTGGGCCGCCCGCTGCCCGGGTTCGCGGGGCGACGGGGCGGTCGAGGTGCGGCCGGTCGCCGAGTTCTAG
- a CDS encoding RNA polymerase sigma factor encodes MDERAAGPRASVEAVFREERGRLLAALVHRFGDLDLAEDVASEAIEAALTHWPVDGVPARPGAWLLTTARRRAVDRLRRDQAYAARLAILAAEADRSGPAAPVDDDGGLPDERLRLFFTCAHPALPAADRGALILRYLAGLTTSQVARAFLVPTPTVAQRLVRAKKKISDARIPFRVPEPHELPARLPGVLQAVYSIFTEGYAASAGPQLQRLDLAEEAIRLARLLRRLLPDEREVAGLLGLLLLVHARRDARVGPAGELVLLRDQDRDRWDRAMIDEGRDLVLAALGGPPGPYGVQAAIAALHDEAADEESTDWAQVVALYDVLLALTPSPVVALNRAAAVAMRDGPAAGLALLDELAGEPRLRAHHPYPAARADLLHRLHRLDEAATAYRRALDLAGTEPERAHLRRRLAEVEAAGD; translated from the coding sequence GTGGACGAGCGGGCGGCCGGCCCCCGCGCCTCGGTCGAGGCGGTGTTCCGGGAGGAACGCGGGCGGCTGCTCGCCGCCCTCGTCCACCGCTTCGGTGACCTCGACCTGGCCGAGGACGTCGCCTCCGAGGCGATCGAGGCGGCCCTGACCCACTGGCCGGTCGACGGCGTGCCGGCCCGGCCCGGGGCGTGGCTGCTCACCACGGCCCGGCGCCGGGCCGTCGACCGGCTCCGGCGCGACCAGGCGTACGCGGCGCGGCTCGCCATCCTCGCCGCCGAGGCGGACCGGTCCGGGCCGGCGGCCCCGGTGGACGACGACGGTGGCCTCCCCGACGAGCGGCTGCGGCTCTTCTTCACCTGCGCGCACCCGGCGCTGCCGGCCGCCGATCGGGGGGCGCTCATCCTGCGGTACCTCGCCGGGCTGACCACCTCGCAGGTGGCCCGAGCCTTCCTCGTGCCGACACCGACCGTGGCCCAGCGGCTGGTCCGGGCGAAGAAGAAGATCAGCGACGCCCGGATCCCGTTCCGGGTCCCCGAGCCGCACGAGCTGCCCGCCCGGCTGCCCGGCGTGCTCCAAGCCGTCTACTCGATCTTCACCGAGGGGTACGCGGCCAGCGCGGGGCCGCAACTCCAGCGGCTCGACCTCGCCGAGGAGGCCATCCGGCTGGCCCGGCTCCTGCGCCGGCTACTGCCCGACGAGCGGGAGGTCGCCGGGCTGCTCGGTCTGCTGCTGCTGGTCCACGCCCGCCGGGACGCACGGGTCGGCCCGGCGGGCGAGCTGGTGCTCCTGCGTGACCAGGACCGTGACCGCTGGGACCGGGCGATGATCGACGAGGGGCGGGACCTGGTGCTCGCCGCGCTGGGCGGCCCACCCGGCCCGTACGGAGTGCAGGCGGCCATCGCCGCCCTGCACGACGAGGCGGCCGACGAGGAGTCGACCGACTGGGCGCAGGTGGTGGCGCTCTACGACGTCCTGCTGGCACTGACGCCCTCGCCGGTGGTGGCGCTGAACCGGGCCGCGGCGGTGGCGATGCGCGACGGCCCGGCCGCCGGCCTGGCCCTGCTGGACGAGCTGGCCGGCGAGCCCCGGCTGCGGGCGCACCACCCGTATCCGGCGGCCCGGGCGGACCTGCTGCACCGGCTCCACCGGCTCGACGAGGCCGCGACGGCCTACCGGCGGGCGCTCGACCTGGCCGGCACCGAGCCGGAGCGGGCGCACCTGCGCCGCCGGCTGGCCGAGGTCGAGGCCGCCGGGGACTGA
- a CDS encoding LLM class flavin-dependent oxidoreductase: MTDYGHDLLFGAFVTPTAQPVRHAVDVAVAADRAGLDLVTFQDHPYQPRFHDTWTLLSYVAARTERIRLSGNVLNLPLRQPAVLARSAASLDLLSGGRFELGIGAGGFWDAIAAMGGRRLSPGQAVQALDEAIQVIREVWAADKPGGIRVDGEYYQVRGAKRGPAPAHDVKIWVGAYKPRMLRLTGRVADGWLPTLQYLEGGTSDLTTMNAQIDEAAAAAGRDPGAVRRLLNIGGQFAATGRSFLNGPPEQWAEDLAGVALEHGVSAFILAGDDPAVIELFANEVAPATRELVAEERAR, encoded by the coding sequence ATGACCGACTACGGGCACGACCTCCTGTTCGGCGCCTTCGTCACGCCCACCGCGCAGCCCGTCCGGCACGCCGTGGACGTCGCCGTGGCGGCCGACCGGGCCGGGCTGGACCTGGTCACGTTCCAGGACCACCCCTACCAGCCACGATTCCACGACACCTGGACGCTGCTGAGCTACGTGGCCGCCCGCACCGAGCGGATCCGGCTCAGCGGCAACGTCCTCAACCTGCCGCTGCGGCAGCCGGCGGTGCTGGCCCGTAGCGCCGCCAGCCTCGACCTGCTCAGCGGTGGCCGGTTCGAGCTGGGCATCGGCGCGGGCGGGTTCTGGGACGCCATCGCGGCGATGGGCGGCCGGCGACTCAGCCCCGGTCAGGCGGTCCAGGCGCTGGACGAGGCCATCCAGGTGATCCGTGAGGTCTGGGCGGCCGACAAGCCGGGCGGGATCCGCGTCGACGGCGAGTACTACCAGGTCCGGGGCGCGAAGCGGGGACCCGCGCCGGCCCACGACGTGAAGATCTGGGTCGGCGCGTACAAGCCGCGCATGCTGCGGCTGACCGGCCGGGTGGCCGACGGCTGGCTGCCCACCCTCCAGTACCTGGAAGGTGGCACTTCCGACCTGACGACCATGAACGCGCAGATCGACGAGGCCGCCGCCGCGGCCGGACGGGACCCGGGCGCGGTCCGCCGGCTGCTGAACATCGGCGGCCAGTTCGCGGCCACCGGGCGGTCGTTCCTCAACGGCCCGCCGGAGCAGTGGGCCGAAGACCTCGCCGGGGTGGCCCTGGAACACGGGGTCAGCGCGTTCATCCTGGCCGGTGACGACCCGGCCGTGATCGAACTGTTCGCCAACGAGGTCGCCCCGGCGACCCGCGAGCTGGTCGCCGAGGAACGGGCCCGCTGA
- a CDS encoding LLM class flavin-dependent oxidoreductase: protein MSGTYRHRLEFGTFVTPANATPDTPVALARLSEELGYDLVTFQDHPYQPAFLDTWTLLSWVAGKTERIHLAANVLNVPLRSPAVLARAAASLDLLSGGRLDLALGAGAFWTAIEAMGGRRLRPGESVEALDEAIDVIRALLDAGDPAPLRYAGEHHRLDGAQPGPLPAHHIPIWLGAYRPRMLRLVGAKADGWLPTLGPIEPADLRTSNKIIDEAAREAGRDPADIRRLLNISGQFAPSRQGLLHGPADSWVEDLLPLVVEDGVGTLILMTDDATTMARFAHEVAPALREAVDRALPEPLPTTARRSVTVRAKRRPGIAYDQVPASLADSAVEPGDITYPNVKSNYMRGGAPGLVLRPGTPAEVADALAFARAHRDLPLGVRSGGHGISGRSTNDGGIVIDLGRLNTIEVLDEATRRVRIGPGARWMQVAAALEPYGWALTSGDYGGVGVGGLATAGGVGWLARKHGLTIDHLRAVELVLADGTQVRASDTENPDLFWAVRGAGANFGIVTAFEFEVDEVGPVGWAQFVLDASDPAGLLTRWGAAVEAAPRDLTTAIIMGGPRPGQPSVAQVMAMVDSDDPATIVAALQPVADIAPGYDQQVVITSYASVMANAAEGPHRAQGEPVSRTGLVEHLTPAFAAAAARLVASGAVYFFHVRSVGGAVTDIDPDAMAWSHRGVNFHVTAFGRNRARLDALWEDLMAPHIRGTYLSFETDQRPERLLEAFPPRTLARLRTLKARYDPTCLFRDNFAIAPDSASDSTPRTTS from the coding sequence GTGTCAGGTACCTACCGCCACCGCCTGGAGTTCGGCACGTTCGTCACGCCGGCGAACGCGACGCCGGACACGCCCGTGGCGCTCGCCCGGCTCAGCGAGGAACTCGGCTACGACCTGGTCACCTTCCAGGACCACCCATACCAGCCGGCGTTCCTGGACACCTGGACGTTGCTGTCCTGGGTCGCCGGGAAGACCGAACGGATCCACCTCGCCGCGAACGTGCTCAACGTGCCGCTGCGATCCCCGGCGGTCCTGGCCCGCGCGGCCGCCAGCCTCGACCTGCTCTCCGGCGGGCGGCTGGACCTCGCCCTCGGCGCCGGCGCGTTCTGGACGGCGATCGAGGCGATGGGCGGCCGGCGGCTGCGCCCCGGCGAGTCGGTCGAGGCGCTGGACGAGGCGATCGACGTCATCCGCGCCCTGCTCGACGCCGGCGACCCCGCGCCGCTGCGCTACGCCGGTGAGCACCACCGGCTCGACGGCGCCCAGCCCGGCCCGCTGCCGGCCCACCACATCCCGATCTGGCTCGGCGCGTACCGGCCGCGGATGCTGCGGCTCGTCGGCGCCAAGGCCGACGGCTGGCTGCCCACGCTCGGCCCGATCGAGCCCGCCGACCTGCGCACCAGCAACAAGATCATTGACGAGGCGGCCCGGGAGGCGGGCCGCGACCCGGCGGACATCCGGCGGCTGCTGAACATCTCCGGCCAGTTCGCGCCGAGCCGCCAGGGCCTGCTGCACGGGCCGGCCGACAGCTGGGTCGAGGACCTGCTGCCCCTGGTCGTGGAGGACGGTGTCGGCACGCTCATCCTGATGACCGACGACGCCACCACCATGGCGCGGTTCGCGCACGAGGTCGCGCCGGCGCTGCGCGAGGCCGTCGACCGGGCACTGCCCGAGCCGCTGCCCACCACCGCCCGGCGCAGCGTCACCGTCCGCGCCAAACGGCGCCCCGGCATCGCGTACGACCAGGTGCCCGCCTCGCTGGCCGACAGCGCCGTCGAGCCGGGAGACATCACCTACCCGAACGTGAAGTCCAACTACATGCGCGGCGGCGCACCCGGTCTGGTGCTGCGCCCCGGCACCCCGGCCGAGGTCGCCGACGCGCTCGCCTTCGCCCGCGCGCACCGGGACCTGCCCCTGGGCGTACGCAGCGGCGGGCACGGCATCAGCGGCCGGTCCACGAACGACGGTGGCATCGTCATCGACCTCGGCCGGCTGAACACGATCGAGGTGCTGGACGAGGCGACCCGCCGGGTGCGGATCGGCCCCGGTGCCCGGTGGATGCAGGTCGCCGCCGCCCTCGAACCGTACGGCTGGGCCCTCACCTCCGGCGACTACGGCGGCGTCGGCGTCGGCGGCCTGGCCACCGCCGGTGGGGTCGGCTGGCTGGCCCGCAAGCACGGCCTCACCATCGACCACCTGCGCGCGGTCGAGCTGGTCCTCGCCGACGGCACTCAGGTGCGGGCCAGCGACACCGAGAACCCCGACCTGTTCTGGGCCGTCCGCGGCGCCGGCGCGAACTTCGGCATCGTCACCGCGTTCGAGTTCGAGGTCGACGAGGTGGGGCCGGTCGGCTGGGCCCAGTTCGTCCTCGACGCCAGCGACCCCGCCGGGCTGCTGACCCGCTGGGGCGCGGCGGTCGAGGCGGCACCCCGCGACCTGACCACCGCGATCATCATGGGTGGGCCCCGGCCCGGCCAGCCGTCGGTGGCGCAGGTGATGGCGATGGTCGACTCCGACGATCCGGCCACCATCGTGGCCGCGCTGCAACCCGTCGCCGACATCGCTCCCGGATACGACCAGCAGGTGGTCATCACCTCGTACGCCTCGGTGATGGCCAACGCGGCCGAGGGACCGCACCGGGCGCAGGGCGAGCCGGTGTCCCGCACCGGTCTGGTCGAGCACCTCACGCCCGCCTTCGCCGCGGCGGCCGCCCGCCTGGTGGCCAGCGGCGCCGTCTACTTCTTCCACGTCCGGTCGGTGGGCGGGGCGGTCACCGACATCGACCCCGACGCGATGGCGTGGAGCCACCGGGGTGTGAACTTCCACGTCACCGCGTTCGGGCGCAACCGCGCCCGGCTCGACGCGCTCTGGGAAGACCTGATGGCGCCGCACATCCGGGGCACCTACCTCAGCTTCGAGACCGACCAGCGGCCGGAGCGCCTGTTGGAGGCGTTCCCGCCCCGGACGCTCGCCCGGCTGCGCACGCTGAAGGCGCGGTACGACCCGACCTGCCTCTTCCGCGACAACTTCGCCATCGCACCCGACTCCGCTTCCGACTCGACTCCGAGGACGACGTCATGA
- a CDS encoding MarR family winged helix-turn-helix transcriptional regulator, whose amino-acid sequence MGDSGNWLDDREQQVWRTFHRMRNQLTLALGQSLQQDSGISESDFEVLAALAAAPDQTMRARTLRAELQWEKSRLAHQIRRMEQRGLVAREECVEDGRAPLVRLTEAGRTTIRSAAPAHAARVRELFFAGLTPAQVEALHEAAAVVLSRLHRNCPAELP is encoded by the coding sequence ATGGGCGATTCCGGCAACTGGCTCGACGATCGCGAGCAGCAGGTCTGGCGCACCTTCCACCGGATGCGCAACCAGCTCACGCTCGCCCTCGGGCAGAGCCTCCAGCAGGATTCGGGCATCTCCGAGTCCGACTTCGAGGTGCTCGCCGCGCTCGCCGCCGCCCCGGACCAGACGATGCGCGCCCGCACCCTCCGCGCCGAACTCCAGTGGGAGAAGAGCCGCCTCGCCCACCAGATCCGCCGGATGGAGCAGCGCGGCCTGGTCGCCCGCGAGGAGTGCGTGGAGGACGGGCGCGCCCCCCTGGTCCGGCTCACCGAGGCCGGTCGGACCACCATCCGGTCCGCGGCGCCGGCGCACGCCGCCCGCGTGCGGGAGCTGTTCTTCGCCGGGCTCACGCCCGCGCAGGTGGAGGCCCTGCACGAGGCCGCCGCCGTGGTCCTGTCGCGGCTGCACCGCAACTGCCCGGCGGAGCTGCCGTGA
- a CDS encoding MEDS domain-containing protein: MTRHAESSAPHGHLCWVYDDPTAFANGAQDFLLDGLHAGERLWYVCSGPPEPVLARLSAVPALRDALARGAAEVVPLDGAYRSGAVVDGPAQVRAYAEATDAALAAGYQGLRVVAEATPLVRTPAQLDAFARYEHLVDRYMRARPFAAMCAYDRRELDARTLAELACLHPRTNATEVPFQLYATGPLGDRAGLAGELDLTGHDLFATALERAELRPVDGRLVLDAAQLRFVDHRTLLLLRDYGRRHAATVVLRSAHSAAARLATLLGLPGLQVEAAR, encoded by the coding sequence GTGACCAGGCACGCGGAGTCTTCGGCACCGCACGGCCATCTCTGCTGGGTCTACGACGACCCGACCGCCTTCGCCAACGGCGCCCAAGACTTCCTGCTCGACGGGCTGCACGCCGGCGAGCGGCTCTGGTATGTCTGCTCCGGCCCGCCCGAGCCGGTCCTCGCGCGGCTCTCCGCCGTTCCCGCGCTGCGCGATGCGCTGGCCCGCGGAGCGGCCGAGGTGGTGCCGCTGGACGGGGCGTACCGCTCTGGCGCGGTCGTGGACGGCCCCGCCCAGGTACGCGCCTACGCGGAGGCCACCGACGCCGCCCTCGCCGCCGGCTACCAGGGCCTGCGGGTGGTCGCCGAGGCCACCCCGCTGGTCCGCACCCCCGCCCAGTTGGACGCGTTCGCCCGCTACGAACACCTCGTCGACCGCTACATGCGGGCCCGGCCGTTCGCCGCGATGTGTGCCTACGACCGGCGGGAGCTGGACGCCCGGACGCTCGCCGAGCTGGCCTGCCTGCACCCGCGCACCAACGCCACCGAGGTGCCGTTCCAGCTGTACGCGACCGGGCCGCTGGGCGACCGGGCCGGGCTCGCCGGCGAGCTGGACCTGACCGGCCACGACCTGTTCGCCACCGCGCTGGAGCGGGCCGAGCTGCGCCCCGTCGACGGCCGGTTGGTGCTGGACGCCGCCCAGCTGCGCTTCGTCGATCACCGTACGCTCCTGCTGCTGCGCGACTACGGGCGGCGTCACGCCGCCACCGTCGTGCTGCGCTCCGCGCACAGCGCCGCCGCACGCCTCGCGACGCTGCTCGGCCTGCCCGGCCTCCAGGTGGAGGCGGCTCGATGA